A stretch of the Marivirga tractuosa DSM 4126 genome encodes the following:
- a CDS encoding DUF4197 domain-containing protein — protein MNRIPLIFFAIFCTIIFNSCETLKQVAKDYDLDPTQTGQLTEREVIQGLKSALEVGTKAGVDQLAATNGYLRDEAVKILLPSELQSAIAQLKSTSAGRKVYDELIKDIEADMVVSLNRAAEKAVIKAKPIFVDAITSMTVQDGFDILKGDDNAATSYLRSKTFNQLVNAFKPDIKNVLDDPIVYNRSSEQLYSSFVKTYNEVEKNDIINALKLDPINEKDLATFVTERALDGMFQKVALKEKDIRENPSARINDILKKVFAQQ, from the coding sequence ATGAACCGGATACCCCTAATTTTCTTTGCCATTTTTTGTACTATAATCTTTAATTCTTGTGAAACTTTAAAGCAAGTTGCTAAAGATTACGATCTTGATCCAACCCAAACGGGACAATTGACTGAGCGGGAAGTAATTCAAGGATTGAAATCTGCTTTAGAGGTGGGCACAAAAGCAGGAGTTGATCAATTAGCAGCTACAAATGGCTATTTGAGAGATGAAGCAGTAAAAATTTTATTGCCCTCTGAACTACAATCTGCTATTGCTCAATTGAAATCCACTTCAGCTGGTAGAAAAGTTTATGATGAATTGATTAAAGATATTGAAGCCGATATGGTAGTCAGTTTGAACCGTGCTGCTGAAAAGGCTGTGATAAAAGCCAAGCCCATTTTTGTAGATGCCATCACATCTATGACGGTACAAGATGGATTTGACATATTGAAAGGGGATGACAATGCAGCCACTTCTTATTTACGAAGTAAGACTTTTAATCAATTGGTTAATGCTTTCAAACCTGATATAAAGAATGTTTTGGATGATCCAATTGTCTATAATAGAAGCAGTGAGCAATTGTATAGCAGTTTTGTGAAAACCTATAATGAAGTAGAAAAGAATGATATTATCAATGCCCTGAAACTTGATCCTATTAATGAGAAGGATTTAGCCACATTTGTTACGGAACGTGCCTTGGACGGCATGTTTCAAAAAGTAGCTTTGAAAGAAAAAGATATCCGAGAAAATCCTTCAGCAAGGATAAATGATATATTGAAAAAGGTATTTGCTCAACAATAG
- a CDS encoding tetratricopeptide repeat protein: MKELLTFAVTAIISISTIKAQEIQFYNTEEGDKHIWGEFPVDYLKEDTTYSSWFNTNYERFALEKTEYDWIENLEDDSVEIYLGTWCGDSQEWVPQFLKLWDDMGLSRDQLKFTALYGSGEDYKQGPNGEEEGLNIHRVPTFIFKEDGKEYARIVESPSTDLFTDVAQIALGYPSAPNYAGANYILQVFDTMSMDEIYKDINNIYRTAYYKVGRFAEFNTLGKVLSAAGKKNEALLVFQFNTYYHPGSWYGYKSYGELLVEMENYPQAIIAYEKLISLNPDDEDAKAELERLKGLKISEEEEKGGAN; the protein is encoded by the coding sequence ATGAAAGAACTATTAACCTTTGCCGTTACCGCTATTATTAGCATCAGTACGATAAAAGCTCAAGAAATACAATTTTACAATACGGAAGAAGGCGATAAACATATCTGGGGTGAATTCCCAGTGGATTATTTAAAAGAAGATACTACCTATTCCAGTTGGTTTAATACAAATTATGAAAGGTTTGCGCTTGAAAAAACGGAATATGATTGGATCGAAAACCTAGAAGATGATTCGGTAGAAATCTATTTAGGCACCTGGTGTGGAGATAGTCAGGAATGGGTGCCTCAGTTTTTAAAACTTTGGGATGATATGGGCTTAAGTAGAGATCAACTGAAATTCACAGCCCTTTACGGCTCGGGAGAAGATTACAAACAAGGGCCAAATGGCGAAGAAGAAGGCTTGAACATTCATCGTGTGCCTACTTTTATTTTTAAAGAGGATGGAAAAGAATATGCCAGAATTGTAGAGTCACCAAGCACTGACCTTTTTACTGATGTTGCACAAATTGCTTTGGGTTATCCTTCCGCTCCCAATTACGCTGGTGCAAATTATATCCTCCAGGTTTTTGATACCATGAGCATGGATGAGATCTATAAAGACATCAATAATATTTACAGAACTGCTTATTATAAGGTAGGTCGTTTTGCTGAATTCAATACCTTAGGTAAAGTGCTATCAGCCGCTGGGAAGAAAAATGAAGCCTTATTGGTCTTTCAATTTAATACTTATTATCATCCTGGCAGCTGGTACGGATATAAAAGTTATGGGGAATTATTAGTTGAGATGGAAAATTACCCTCAGGCAATTATAGCATACGAAAAATTGATTTCTTTAAATCCTGATGATGAAGATGCTAAAGCAGAACTGGAGCGCCTAAAAGGGCTAAAAATTAGTGAGGAAGAAGAAAAAGGTGGTGCAAACTAG
- the htpG gene encoding molecular chaperone HtpG: MQEKGSISIHSENIFPIIKKFLYSDHEVFLRELVSNAVDATQKIKSLGTLGEYDGDLGDLSIEIKIDKKKKTLHVIDKGIGMTGEEIKKYINQIAFSGATEFVEKYKEKGEGSGIIGHFGLGFYSAFMVADKVEIKSLSREKDATPAHWVCDGSTEFELTDGDKKERGSEIILHINKDSEEFLEEHRVNEILTKYCKFLPVPIIFGEEEETIKEGEGDDAKEKKITKPKVINNTTPLWTKAPADLSDEEYKNFYKELYPFSEEPLFWIHLNVDYPFNLTGILYFPKIKNDFDIQKNKIQLYSRQVFITDEVKDVVPEFLMLMHGVIDSPDIPLNVSRSYLQSDSNVKKINNHITKKVADKLAELYKNDRKSFEEKWESIGLFVKYGMMSDDKFYDKAKKFCLLKSIEQDKYFTLDEYKESIAGNQTDKDGNVNILYATNPDKQDAYITSAQKKGYDVVILDSPIDSHFINQLEQKLEKTNMKRVDADIVDKLIDKDEKAESVLSDDEKEKLKKVFEEAINNSSMTVAVEALSPDELPVSLTMPEFMRRMKDMQQTGGGMPFMGGMPDQYNLTINANHKMASKILKAGSEEEQKNIAKQNYDLALLSQNMLNGKDLTNFISRSVEMMEK, translated from the coding sequence ATGCAAGAGAAAGGTAGTATTTCGATCCATTCGGAAAATATTTTCCCAATAATTAAGAAATTTTTATACTCTGACCATGAGGTATTCCTTCGTGAGTTGGTTTCCAATGCAGTTGATGCCACTCAGAAAATCAAAAGTCTGGGTACCCTAGGTGAATATGATGGTGATTTGGGTGATTTAAGCATCGAAATTAAAATTGATAAAAAGAAAAAGACTTTGCATGTCATCGATAAAGGGATCGGTATGACTGGCGAGGAAATCAAAAAATACATTAACCAAATCGCCTTTTCTGGCGCCACTGAATTTGTGGAGAAATATAAGGAAAAAGGAGAAGGATCAGGTATCATTGGGCACTTCGGTTTAGGTTTCTATTCTGCCTTTATGGTGGCAGACAAAGTAGAGATCAAATCTTTATCAAGAGAGAAAGATGCCACTCCTGCCCACTGGGTTTGTGATGGAAGTACTGAGTTTGAATTAACTGACGGTGATAAAAAAGAAAGAGGTTCTGAAATCATCTTACACATTAATAAAGATTCTGAGGAATTTTTAGAAGAACACAGAGTCAATGAAATCTTGACCAAATATTGCAAGTTCTTGCCTGTACCTATCATCTTTGGTGAAGAGGAAGAGACTATTAAAGAAGGTGAGGGAGATGATGCAAAAGAGAAGAAGATAACAAAACCTAAAGTTATCAATAACACTACTCCCCTATGGACAAAAGCTCCAGCTGATCTATCAGACGAAGAATATAAAAACTTCTATAAAGAGCTTTATCCATTTAGTGAAGAACCATTATTCTGGATTCATTTAAATGTTGATTATCCGTTCAATTTGACAGGAATTTTATACTTCCCTAAAATCAAGAATGACTTTGATATTCAGAAAAATAAAATTCAATTGTACTCTCGTCAGGTATTCATTACTGATGAGGTGAAAGATGTGGTACCAGAGTTCTTGATGTTAATGCACGGAGTAATTGACTCTCCTGATATTCCGTTGAACGTATCGAGAAGTTATTTGCAGTCCGACAGCAATGTAAAGAAAATCAACAACCACATTACCAAGAAAGTGGCTGATAAGTTAGCTGAGCTTTACAAAAATGATAGAAAATCATTCGAAGAAAAGTGGGAAAGCATTGGCTTATTTGTGAAGTATGGTATGATGAGTGATGATAAGTTCTATGACAAAGCGAAAAAATTCTGCTTATTAAAAAGCATAGAGCAAGACAAATACTTCACTCTAGATGAGTATAAAGAAAGCATTGCTGGAAATCAAACCGATAAGGATGGAAATGTGAATATCCTATATGCCACTAATCCTGATAAGCAAGATGCGTATATCACATCTGCACAGAAAAAAGGCTATGATGTGGTTATATTAGACAGCCCAATAGATAGTCATTTCATTAATCAGCTTGAGCAGAAATTGGAGAAAACCAATATGAAGCGAGTAGATGCTGATATAGTGGATAAATTGATTGATAAGGACGAAAAAGCAGAAAGCGTATTGTCTGATGATGAAAAAGAGAAGCTGAAAAAAGTATTTGAAGAGGCTATCAATAATTCATCTATGACGGTGGCTGTAGAAGCTTTATCACCTGATGAATTGCCAGTTTCCCTAACCATGCCTGAGTTTATGCGCAGAATGAAGGATATGCAGCAAACCGGAGGCGGTATGCCTTTCATGGGCGGAATGCCAGATCAATATAATTTAACCATCAATGCTAATCATAAAATGGCTTCCAAAATATTGAAAGCTGGAAGCGAAGAAGAGCAAAAGAATATTGCCAAGCAGAATTATGATTTAGCGCTTCTTTCTCAAAACATGCTGAACGGTAAAGATTTAACCAACTTTATCAGCCGAAGCGTGGAGATGATGGAGAAATAA
- a CDS encoding J domain-containing protein, whose amino-acid sequence MKDYYKILKISKNASEIDVKRAFRKKALLTHPDKTNWDSKQQFLDIYEAYSVLSDYKKKAKYDKFYQKAGREVERKMAEPELDLVSISENGKVYAENYQKFNRELILIIIMEILLGADRLLYAALICIILGLWTVVSGIIDFRFTYSLVGLGLASLGLYLAILKINRLDY is encoded by the coding sequence ATGAAAGACTACTACAAAATTTTAAAAATAAGTAAAAATGCCTCGGAAATAGATGTAAAAAGGGCATTTCGAAAAAAAGCTTTATTGACACATCCAGACAAAACAAATTGGGACTCTAAACAACAGTTTTTAGATATTTACGAAGCGTACTCTGTTTTATCTGACTATAAAAAGAAAGCAAAATACGATAAATTTTACCAGAAAGCTGGAAGGGAAGTAGAAAGGAAGATGGCAGAACCAGAGCTCGATCTTGTTTCAATTTCTGAGAATGGAAAGGTTTATGCAGAAAACTATCAGAAATTTAACCGTGAACTTATTTTAATCATTATAATGGAAATTTTGCTTGGAGCAGATCGACTTTTATATGCTGCGTTAATTTGTATAATTCTTGGCTTATGGACCGTTGTCTCTGGAATTATTGATTTTCGCTTTACTTATAGTTTGGTGGGTTTAGGATTAGCTTCGTTAGGTTTGTATTTAGCAATCTTAAAAATTAACAGATTAGACTATTAA
- a CDS encoding T9SS type A sorting domain-containing protein — protein sequence MKRLNLILLLLLTAASAFAQINFKQVPPPAPAPQIIPAFEPTDEGDIAYADVDGINGLDVLITGSNNANDPIAKLYINDGNGNYTEKTGTPFIGVTESSVTFADIDGNGSQDVVISGLDNTSQPITKLYTNDGDGNFTEDATANFEGVRGSEIAFADLDGVNGPDLLISGLNASSVLITNLYLNDGSGSFTTKSTIFKKITRGSIAFADVDGDNDLDVALSGNGVPAAFPNQTPAERTEIYLNDGSANFTLLSGTPFEGLLDSDLSFEDVDDNNSQDLLISGSNSSNQPVTKLYINDGSASFTESSEIFDALKFSAVAFADVNSANGPDLLISGTNSIGDEVTRLYLNDGSGGFPGGSGSFTNISNGSVAFLDIDGDASLDLIISGKNSSGNPITEIYANDGTGVLTLASGTPFEGVFKSAAAFADVDNDGNQDVIITGDDNANNGIAKLYSNDGSNNFTEVSGTPFAGVETSAIAFANVDGANGPDVLISGLEPGFPQVFSTKLYLNDGSGNFGTPTSLTGLNNGSIAFADIQEDNNNDLDVVITGANPNESLFHATILYTNNGDGTYTEVAGTPFEDVINSSIAFADMDGENGPDLIISGENSSGTAVTILYINDGNGSFSASGQTFDGVKNGAIAVGDTDGDGSLDLLITGNNVAKLYTNDGTVGNPTFTEVAGTPFSAVNNSAAKIADIDGINGNDIIISGDESGQFTTKLYVNDGSGNFSEIANLPLTGVSQGDLSLADTDNDGLLDILITGRNQSGRNISYLYKNLTDFVPPSITSAATASVDENETASFYTATADEEVTFTLGDSKDEAFFNISADEISFKTAPDFETPQDANNDNIYLIDLIATDQGGNEVTQEVAITVLDVDESGPTITSAASVSVEENITGTVYTATADVSATFTLGNSKDEALFTISTDAISFNDSPDFEAPADANEDNVYELDLIATDGDGFATTKALTITVTDVDESGPTITSATSVSVEENINEPVYTATADVTATFTLGSSKDESLFTISSGVISFNSSPDFEAPSDANEDNVYELDLTATGENDFSTTAAITITVTDVDESGPSITSAASVSVEENVTGTVYTATADVSATFTLGSSKDEGLFTISTDAISFNAAPDFETPADDNGDNVYELDLIATDENDFSTTKAITITVTDIDESGPVITSSASVSVEENVTGTVYTATADVSATFTLGSSKDESLFTISTDAISFNAAPDFETPADANEDNVYELDLIATDGDGFATTKAISITVTDIDESGPTITSEASASVEENVTGTVYTATADVSATFTLGNSKDENLFTISTDAISFNAAPDFETPADANEDNVYELDLIATDGDGFTSTKAISITVTDVDESGPSITSSESVSVEENSSGTVYTATADVTATFALGSDKDEALFTISTDAISFNAAPDFEAPADANEDNVYELDLIATDENGFSSTTAITITVTDVEEEPLSIDSELLSKVYPNPVQNTLFIQPLTIQADAEIFIYNTSGTVIEHIKYDGQEQKIDVSEFNPGVYVLIIKSNTKQMQLKFIKE from the coding sequence ATGAAACGATTAAATTTAATTCTACTCCTATTGCTTACTGCAGCGAGTGCATTTGCTCAAATTAACTTTAAGCAAGTGCCTCCTCCAGCACCTGCTCCTCAAATCATTCCCGCATTCGAACCAACAGATGAAGGGGATATTGCTTATGCTGATGTAGACGGCATTAATGGACTGGATGTACTCATCACAGGAAGTAATAATGCTAATGATCCTATTGCCAAACTGTATATTAATGATGGCAACGGTAATTACACAGAAAAAACGGGGACACCATTTATAGGTGTTACGGAAAGTTCGGTAACTTTTGCGGACATTGATGGAAACGGAAGCCAGGATGTAGTGATATCAGGTCTTGATAATACTAGTCAACCGATCACTAAGCTTTATACTAATGACGGTGATGGAAATTTCACTGAAGATGCCACTGCAAATTTTGAGGGCGTTCGAGGTAGTGAAATTGCTTTTGCTGATTTAGATGGAGTAAATGGACCAGATTTACTAATATCAGGGCTTAATGCATCATCAGTCTTAATTACCAATCTTTACCTAAATGATGGTAGTGGTAGTTTTACTACAAAAAGTACAATTTTTAAAAAGATAACAAGAGGTTCGATCGCTTTTGCAGATGTGGATGGAGATAATGACTTAGATGTGGCCTTAAGTGGAAATGGTGTGCCTGCGGCATTCCCCAATCAAACTCCAGCAGAACGAACTGAAATATATTTGAATGATGGAAGTGCTAATTTCACATTACTGAGTGGTACTCCTTTTGAAGGATTATTAGATAGTGACCTTTCGTTTGAAGATGTTGATGATAATAACAGCCAAGATTTATTGATTTCAGGATCTAATAGCTCAAACCAACCCGTTACAAAACTATACATAAATGATGGGTCTGCTAGCTTTACGGAAAGCTCCGAAATTTTTGATGCACTGAAATTTAGTGCAGTGGCTTTTGCAGATGTAAATTCAGCAAATGGCCCAGATCTACTTATTTCAGGTACAAATTCAATAGGAGATGAAGTTACTAGACTCTATCTTAATGATGGGAGTGGTGGCTTTCCGGGGGGAAGCGGATCATTTACCAATATTTCAAATGGATCAGTAGCCTTTTTAGATATTGATGGAGATGCCAGCTTAGATTTAATAATTTCAGGGAAAAATTCATCCGGTAATCCAATCACTGAAATTTATGCAAATGATGGTACGGGAGTGTTGACACTTGCAAGTGGAACTCCTTTTGAAGGTGTTTTTAAAAGTGCTGCTGCTTTTGCTGATGTAGATAATGATGGCAACCAAGATGTAATCATCACCGGTGACGATAATGCCAACAACGGAATCGCTAAGCTGTATTCAAATGATGGGAGTAATAATTTCACTGAAGTTTCAGGGACTCCGTTTGCAGGAGTTGAAACCAGTGCAATTGCTTTTGCCAATGTAGATGGGGCAAATGGGCCAGATGTATTGATTTCCGGATTAGAACCTGGTTTCCCACAAGTATTCAGTACTAAACTTTATTTAAATGATGGCTCAGGAAACTTCGGAACTCCAACTTCTCTTACTGGATTAAATAATGGTTCTATAGCTTTCGCAGATATCCAAGAAGATAATAATAATGATTTAGATGTTGTCATCACGGGAGCAAATCCTAATGAATCACTTTTCCATGCAACAATATTATATACAAATAATGGTGATGGTACATACACAGAAGTTGCAGGAACTCCTTTTGAGGACGTAATAAATAGCTCCATTGCTTTTGCTGATATGGATGGTGAAAATGGCCCTGACCTTATAATTTCCGGAGAAAATTCCTCTGGAACTGCCGTTACAATTTTATATATCAATGACGGAAATGGGAGTTTTTCTGCATCAGGACAAACCTTTGATGGTGTAAAGAATGGTGCTATTGCTGTCGGAGATACAGATGGAGATGGTAGCCTTGATCTTCTGATTACAGGAAATAATGTAGCAAAACTCTACACAAATGATGGAACAGTCGGAAACCCTACATTCACAGAAGTTGCTGGAACGCCATTTTCAGCAGTCAACAATAGTGCTGCAAAAATTGCTGATATAGATGGAATAAACGGAAACGACATCATTATTTCAGGCGATGAAAGTGGTCAATTCACTACCAAATTATACGTCAATGATGGAAGTGGGAATTTTTCTGAAATAGCTAATTTACCGCTCACTGGTGTTTCTCAAGGCGACCTATCGCTAGCTGACACCGATAATGATGGACTTTTAGACATTTTAATTACAGGAAGAAACCAATCAGGTCGTAATATTTCATATTTGTATAAAAACTTAACTGATTTCGTTCCTCCTAGCATCACATCAGCGGCTACAGCTTCCGTGGACGAAAATGAAACCGCTAGTTTCTATACCGCCACAGCAGATGAAGAAGTTACTTTTACTTTGGGTGATTCTAAAGATGAAGCCTTTTTTAATATCTCTGCCGATGAAATCAGTTTTAAGACTGCACCAGACTTCGAAACTCCTCAAGATGCCAATAATGACAACATTTATCTTATTGATTTAATTGCAACAGATCAGGGAGGTAATGAAGTTACTCAAGAAGTCGCCATCACTGTGTTGGATGTGGATGAATCTGGCCCTACTATCACCTCTGCAGCAAGTGTTAGTGTAGAAGAAAATATCACGGGAACGGTTTATACTGCTACAGCTGATGTCTCCGCAACCTTTACTTTGGGAAATAGCAAAGATGAAGCACTATTCACTATATCAACAGATGCCATCAGTTTCAATGATTCTCCAGATTTTGAAGCCCCAGCGGATGCTAATGAAGATAATGTCTATGAATTAGATCTCATCGCTACCGATGGAGATGGGTTTGCCACAACTAAGGCTCTTACCATTACGGTCACGGATGTAGATGAATCTGGTCCTACCATCACCTCTGCGACAAGTGTTAGCGTGGAAGAAAATATTAATGAACCAGTTTATACCGCCACAGCTGATGTCACCGCCACCTTTACTTTAGGAAGCAGCAAAGATGAAAGTCTTTTCACTATCTCATCGGGTGTCATTAGCTTTAATTCTTCTCCAGATTTTGAAGCTCCGTCTGATGCCAATGAAGATAATGTCTATGAGCTAGATCTTACCGCCACAGGTGAAAATGACTTCAGCACTACTGCTGCTATTACCATTACGGTCACGGACGTAGATGAATCTGGACCTAGCATTACTTCTGCTGCAAGTGTTAGCGTAGAAGAAAATGTCACAGGAACAGTTTATACTGCTACAGCTGATGTCTCCGCTACCTTTACTTTAGGAAGCAGCAAAGATGAAGGTCTTTTCACTATCTCAACGGATGCCATTAGCTTTAATGCGGCTCCAGACTTTGAAACTCCGGCCGATGACAATGGAGATAATGTATATGAATTGGATCTTATCGCTACCGATGAAAATGACTTTAGCACAACCAAAGCGATTACTATTACAGTAACAGATATCGATGAATCTGGTCCTGTGATCACCTCTTCTGCAAGTGTTAGTGTAGAAGAGAATGTCACGGGAACAGTTTATACTGCTACAGCTGATGTCTCTGCTACTTTTACTTTAGGAAGCAGCAAAGATGAAAGTCTTTTCACTATCTCAACGGATGCCATCAGCTTTAATGCAGCTCCTGATTTTGAAACTCCGGCTGATGCCAATGAAGATAATGTCTATGAATTAGATCTTATAGCTACCGATGGAGATGGGTTTGCTACCACTAAGGCTATTAGCATTACGGTAACCGATATCGATGAATCTGGTCCGACCATCACCTCCGAAGCAAGTGCTAGTGTAGAAGAGAATGTCACAGGAACAGTTTATACTGCTACAGCTGATGTCTCTGCTACTTTTACCTTAGGAAACAGCAAAGATGAAAATCTTTTCACTATCTCAACAGATGCCATCAGCTTTAATGCAGCTCCTGATTTTGAAACTCCGGCTGATGCCAATGAAGATAATGTCTATGAATTAGATCTTATAGCTACCGATGGAGATGGGTTCACTTCCACTAAAGCTATTAGCATAACGGTAACCGATGTAGATGAATCTGGCCCTAGCATTACCTCTTCGGAAAGTGTTAGTGTAGAAGAAAATAGTAGCGGAACAGTGTATACTGCCACGGCTGACGTTACAGCTACCTTCGCCTTGGGAAGTGATAAAGATGAAGCTCTTTTCACTATCAGTACGGATGCCATTAGCTTTAATGCAGCTCCTGATTTTGAAGCTCCAGCTGATGCCAATGAAGATAATGTCTATGAATTAGATCTCATAGCCACTGATGAAAATGGGTTTAGTTCCACTACTGCTATAACGATAACAGTAACTGATGTAGAGGAAGAACCTCTTTCTATCGATTCTGAATTGCTTTCAAAAGTTTATCCAAACCCTGTTCAAAACACATTATTTATTCAACCCTTAACCATTCAAGCTGATGCAGAGATTTTCATTTACAATACTTCTGGAACGGTTATAGAACATATTAAATACGATGGTCAGGAGCAAAAAATAGATGTGTCTGAGTTTAACCCGGGTGTTTATGTTCTTATTATTAAGTCAAATACTAAGCAAATGCAGCTTAAATTCATAAAAGAATAG
- the crcB gene encoding fluoride efflux transporter CrcB — protein MIKSLLLIGLGGGLGSIARYSTTTLAQKYLSSFLPYGTLIANLLGSFLIGVLIAYLIENPSQNIKLLLVTGFCGGFTTFSTFSYENFSYLQNGQVGMFLLYGMGSLAAGLFFVYLGFSFLRIF, from the coding sequence ATGATTAAAAGTTTACTCCTCATTGGGCTTGGCGGTGGATTGGGAAGCATTGCCCGGTATAGCACCACAACGCTAGCTCAAAAATACTTATCCAGTTTCTTGCCTTACGGAACTCTCATTGCCAACCTATTAGGTTCATTTTTAATCGGGGTTTTGATAGCTTATTTAATAGAAAATCCCTCTCAAAACATCAAACTATTATTGGTTACGGGCTTTTGCGGTGGTTTCACTACCTTTTCAACCTTTTCATATGAGAATTTCAGCTATCTTCAAAATGGACAAGTAGGAATGTTTTTGTTGTACGGGATGGGTAGTTTAGCAGCGGGCTTGTTCTTTGTTTATTTAGGTTTTAGTTTTCTTAGAATATTTTAG
- a CDS encoding dihydrofolate reductase family protein, whose amino-acid sequence MSNKNSVFIATSLDGYIADKNGRIDWLHSIPNPNKDDMGYVDFTNGIDALVMGRKTFETVLGFDVAWPYNKPVFVLSNTLNEIPKSHKGKVFLVKGTLTEVLKQINEKGFHKLYIDGGTTIRNFLKEDLIDEMKITTIPILLGGGSPLFTDLPKKLKFELIESKTFLNQVTQNHYKRKR is encoded by the coding sequence ATGAGTAATAAGAATAGCGTATTTATCGCAACAAGTTTAGATGGATACATCGCTGACAAAAATGGCCGAATTGATTGGCTCCATTCTATACCGAATCCTAACAAAGATGATATGGGATATGTCGATTTCACAAATGGAATTGACGCTCTTGTAATGGGACGAAAGACATTTGAAACTGTACTTGGATTTGATGTCGCCTGGCCATATAACAAACCAGTATTTGTCTTAAGTAATACGCTGAATGAAATACCTAAAAGTCATAAAGGAAAAGTATTTTTGGTAAAGGGTACTTTGACCGAAGTATTAAAACAAATCAATGAAAAAGGATTTCACAAACTATACATTGATGGAGGAACCACAATAAGAAATTTTCTGAAAGAGGATTTAATTGATGAAATGAAAATTACAACAATTCCGATACTCCTGGGGGGTGGTTCACCTTTATTTACTGACCTCCCAAAGAAACTCAAATTTGAACTAATTGAATCAAAAACATTTCTGAACCAAGTAACTCAGAATCATTATAAAAGGAAAAGATAA
- a CDS encoding toxin-antitoxin system YwqK family antitoxin produces MKKFLLISTLFIGLPLILLAQEEEIPQDTTETASDTVRRTFQFLDGAPVTIDLNTEEEEEEEEEDKKKKEKKKRNFYYGKKVRKNYTLSGYGNNVTRELFNYLKKEYVEPDPYVRDFYWYDFKRKEIRSTKNADPKFAGILHGPYQKIKDEQVIEKGMFWNGLKHGRWMRYDNNGILLYKLTYFKGWPIDSKITYYDEEKRQHVKEVIPIEHGEKEGTYLYFHKNGQVAVQGEYRFDEKVGLWAEYYDQRRRRKKTIQYGRDPFDQEFKPYINQEWNAKGDLVYDRDQWNRKFASK; encoded by the coding sequence ATGAAGAAATTCTTACTGATATCGACCTTATTTATTGGCTTGCCTCTTATTCTATTGGCTCAGGAAGAAGAAATCCCTCAAGATACTACAGAAACAGCTTCCGACACCGTGAGGAGAACCTTTCAGTTTCTGGATGGAGCACCTGTAACTATTGACCTGAATACAGAAGAAGAGGAGGAAGAAGAGGAAGAGGACAAAAAAAAGAAGGAAAAGAAAAAAAGAAATTTTTACTACGGTAAAAAGGTAAGGAAAAACTACACCTTGTCAGGTTATGGAAACAATGTCACCCGCGAACTTTTCAACTATCTTAAGAAAGAATATGTAGAACCCGATCCTTATGTAAGGGATTTCTATTGGTATGATTTCAAGAGAAAAGAAATTAGAAGTACCAAAAATGCAGACCCAAAATTTGCAGGGATTTTGCATGGACCTTATCAGAAAATAAAGGATGAGCAGGTGATAGAAAAGGGAATGTTCTGGAATGGGCTTAAACATGGAAGATGGATGCGTTATGATAATAATGGTATACTTCTGTATAAGCTCACCTATTTTAAAGGCTGGCCAATAGATTCCAAAATCACTTATTATGATGAAGAGAAAAGACAGCATGTGAAAGAAGTGATTCCGATTGAACATGGTGAAAAAGAAGGAACTTACCTTTATTTCCATAAAAATGGCCAAGTAGCCGTGCAAGGAGAATATCGGTTTGATGAAAAAGTAGGTCTATGGGCAGAATATTATGACCAAAGAAGACGAAGAAAAAAAACGATTCAATATGGTCGAGATCCATTCGACCAAGAATTTAAGCCTTACATCAATCAAGAGTGGAATGCTAAAGGTGACTTAGTATATGACCGCGACCAGTGGAACCGTAAATTTGCTTCCAAATGA